In the genome of Penaeus vannamei isolate JL-2024 chromosome 26, ASM4276789v1, whole genome shotgun sequence, one region contains:
- the Lrrk gene encoding leucine-rich repeat serine/threonine-protein kinase 1 isoform X12: MDKASVERASDAYSYFFDYPVLHQDARELARQELHSALRESCSRGDVSRAKAILRDLGAEAEIIINSAPNGSNTLLFKACEEGQREMVRLLLDHGADGRIHPVTKYSPLYIACYYGRRDIAEMLLKKFPTLVNVSTVERWLPLHACIINGHTSVLELLLKFPYPEEALRKYWDKTGQYEYEMAFDINMKDVTGQSALYLACYVGNQKLVDLLLKHRIQATKVKTKEEIEKERQQKEMDSSSNDSKSSSRENTKTSIDSTSDLAEKSDDVASPTKHRISGGIQALMSKLNLVKTDANQKDNMISPLDIDMYCNSNTETALHIAVKNKHHSIVSMLLAAGANPNLRVYLPDDEMARLAEDEYIFTDCFRNKNFHSNFDYVYKEIRLYQAIWGNKIPSGSTALVEACRNRDLGMLDLLLKSHARDDECKALFIAAHAKDEIIVSKLLALKAHPDPEFKVNKRALEIKPSQQFSSLSVSNAGGVYSSLAPSTPVMINWHGQRCLSYLKDQWLVDASVNLNPKLRLSPRNQVIALYAITRLDISNNALTELPDMIFQLPSLKTLNAAQNKIEKLPPNIGHFIDGTVTLPRKGSKKELVIGPLSVLEEVHLQDNRLDSLPDGIFTLPTLQLLDVSNNKLSSLPYKIWTAPKLRELNASLNLLHDLPVRPEGQGHDSGMSSDAVSEVSDEDSLSSASELQLSLMDDSTDESPARRKTPDHRGVLSLGKHGNVITCCRRRDLKHHSLWSNTVEIQESLVGVRETEEETMSNLQSLNLSHNSFTSVPSGLACLALSLNRLNLSYNRLSEMGAATCYPVGLKQLDLSHNRIRAWPTVSRSESLESLESTLPSCYALAEVSRSAKFACQVQTSKLHPFSFLPPHNYIGRKYSQNLNVNRVRGGTSSPLGVSPTPGLCIHRRHIRLESLRTLILADNSLTRLNLYLDDNEFSVVSEVDENEASPVRSSAPRKSWLLFPNLSMLDVSNNLLRELPTTLHELTNLSVLNISGNTDITELPPEMGLLSRLWNLNTRACSLQEPLKSMIDSKKYKTMDVIGYLKSILEDARPYARMKLMIVGVQGIGKTSLLEQLRQEGTGSYRKKPVEHWAKRMGNKNINTRTSRGTSMSTVGVDIGDWIFEKKVRGHSNYGPVVFRTWDFGGQKEYYATHQYFLSKRSLYLVVWKISDGERGVAEILQWLVNIQARAPNSPVLIVGTHYDLVKEKFPPSWSEDLQQMIRDRFINVIDADKLGLPRVLDTIEVSCKTRHNIKLLCNLIYDTVFSLKTPGSKERLLEQRIPASYLALEDVVGVLALERRVQGRDPVLPADKYQALVTQEMSARGHRPFRDSAELNQATTFLHENGVMLHYEDATLKDLYFLDPQWLCDMLAHVVTIREINPFARNGIMKLDDLKHVFKSSTCAPMDAKSYIVNLLNKFEVALTWDNRTLLIPSLLPSEEQLRSGLPGMDVRVKIPVRSRGWAVRSKKFSSSTGSTIVGNSAFYMTNADVRKPARPLSYHGLTTEAIGSPKKESEEVGLTPSADPPAVQVTHRSAPHAAIRRLLLMSYFPSGFWSRLITRILADDAVVDIIRNYFVMPREVLNDRDLSSVLGGQAEWVCWQTGMELHYAHTTLFRMREVLPLHMHCQPSHGPHTPTHGASHTSQLTYDYKSMRFLVRQEGVWSDVEVNNSAVLEIILPNEAVVIKRPLQENDATSTAADILACGIQSVVLDPAPECVAKLLSLAVDHIDTLLEDWYPTLGTRFVHTSEGKFLVTRLVPCPVCLECHGQHEGPGNHPQARHLPDNWGSFVEMNPLYCSMTASQISQDLNVSHTSLERSLLTNSLMGSLAPSQQGHPLVGVPSPQPGGRSSTSSTAAGVGGGGTVGGGVSPGGAAIGGNMSPQLPRRSWGSRESYTSDGDSGVGAESTTSRYFVMNCKCRSQHLYIFNCRKPSAEGRPDLDNSGNNEGETSGGQEVTPVVYSFMVEECILAAYTARSVPCPLHADLLLAQIAPDTVFLDLGDRYLVRPELIKQGKLLGRGGFGFVFQGACRNRASGAPMDVALKMLQPVDPGTSARQSAIVAYKAAQSKWERDPLQYACKAYCSARQEVNILLSLRHPHIVPLVGVCPRPLALVLELAPQGALDQCLKHYQRSGARLSLHTLQAVVLQVAKALEYLHGQHIIYRDLKSENVLVWELPPPFHHQPQPKVDVRLADYGISRSSLPTGTKGFGGTEGFMAPEMMRHNGEEEYTEKVDCFSFGMFMYELLTTHQPYEHCDNVKEHVLEGGRPALTHRETEYPVYVLDLMVMCWSQQPRLRPSASQIVSIASAPEFTHLLDVASLDHSLNIMDAIRVPPVLVKDEDGELVVRDQGSIWVSRTSPQLDMVGAGEWGWGAYTSIEGLPDTITAMCCVGEYVWLGDSAGNIHGYSTRDYGRVFSYCLEPDAPQSSPVRSLCSLHALGRVAVALCNGRLFLCSSDVTPTSPVLGEGSFVMTELAGSTQEIHCLAVAQTPTTWSLWCGGSEGTMSIFSLRDDGLVVSQDSVSHFTTSTPPPSGDACDVLILHAPQTISAVSRHLRNSIWSYVYPGCVVYHWDVKEKKLVNRLDCSKLVPCSESLQSISIEEHLSPSQCQVSAVAVCGGEVYVGTTWGCVVVAEAESMRPITVFRPYEDEVRAIVPLPPTSVIVEPELGSGDVSDSSEGDIERLMNPVPLLATIGKGYRNLLGRYAPIPRSAQPEPGAQRAMYCLLWRAHHWLNT, encoded by the exons ATGGACAAGGCGTCGGTCGAGCGGGCCTCGGATGCCTACAGCTACTTCTTCGACTACCCTGTCCTGCACCAAG aCGCGAGAGAGCTTGCCCGCCAGGAACTCCACTCCGCCCTCCGCGAGTCCTGCAGCCGCGGCGATGTGTCCCGGGCGAAGGCTATCCTGCGGGACCTCGGCGCCGAGGCTGAGATCATCATCAACTCGGCGCCCAACGGATCCAACACGCTGCTCTTCAA AGCATGCGAGGAGGGGCAGCGAGAGATGGTGCGACTGTTGCTTGACCATGGTGCAGACGGAAGGATCCATCCAGTCACCAAATACTCGCCTTTGTACATTGCGTGCTACTATGGCCGCAGGGACATCGCTGAAATGCTGCTTAAG AAATTTCCAACTTTAGTCAATGTGTCAACTGTAGAGCGATGGTTACCCTTGCATGCTTGCATCATCAACGGCCACACTTCCGTTCTGGAACTGTTGCTCAAGTTTCCATATCCAGAGGAAGCTTTGAGAAAGTATTG GGACAAAACTGGGCAGTATGAGTATGAGATGGCATTTGACATCAATATGAAAGATGTCACTGGACAAAGTGCTTTGTACTTAGCTTGTTATGTTGGCAACCAAAAACTTGTGGACCTTCTTTTGAAGCACAGAATACAAGCAACCAAAGTTAAG ACCAAAGAAGAAATCGAGAAGGAGAGACAGCAGAAAGAAATGGACTCAAGCAGCAACGACTCCAAGTCCAGCAGTAGAGAGAACACAAAGACGAGCATTGACTCCACCTCGGACTTAGCAGAGAAGAGCGATGATGTTGCCAGCCCAACCAAGCACCGCATTTCGGGAGGGATTCAGGCCCTGATGTCGAAACTGAATCTCGTGAAAACAGATGCCAATCAAAAGGATAACATGATATCACCGCTTGATATCGATATGTATTGTAATAGCAACACAG AGACGGCTCTTCACATAGCTGTGAAGAACAAGCATCACAGTATTGTGTCAATGCTGTTAGCAGCTGGAGCCAACCCCAACCTGCGAGTGTATCTGCCAGATGACGAAATGGCTAGATTAGCCGAGGACGAATATATATTCACAG ACTGCTTTAGAAACAAAAACTTTCATTCAAACTTTGACTATGTATACAAAGAAATTAGGCTCTACCAAGCTATATGGGGCAACAAAATTCCATCAGGCTCCACAGCGCTGGTCGAGGCTTGCCGGAACAGGGACTTGGGCATGTTGGATCTCCTTCTGAAAAGCCATGCCAGGGACGACGAGTGCAAGGCCCTCTTCATTGCGGCACACGCCAAAGATGAAATCATTGTGTCCAAGCTTCTGGCGCTCAAG GCACACCCAGACCCAGAGTTCAAGGTGAACAAAAGAGCTCTAGAAATTAAACCGAGCCAACAATTCAGTTCCTTGAGTGTCAGCAATGCCGGGGGTGTTTATTCTTCACTAGCCCCCTCCACGCCAGTCATGATTAACTGGCACGGACAGAGGTGTCTGTCTTACCTGAAG GACCAATGGCTAGTCGATGCCTCAGTAAACCTGAACCCAAAGCTGAGGTTGAGTCCACGCAACCAAGTGATTGCCCTGTATGCCATCACGCGCTTAGACATCTCAAACAATGCTCTCACGGAGTTGCCTGATATGATCTTCCAACTTCCTAGTCTGAAG ACTTTGAATGCAGCCCAGAACAAGATTGAGAAACTCCCCCCAAACATAGGACATTTTATTGACGGCACTGTTACTCTCCCGCGTAAAGGTTCCAAAAAAGAGCTTGTGATTGGTCCTTTGTCTGTGTTAGAGGAGGTTCATTTACAg GACAACAGATTAGACTCTTTACCAGATGGAATCTTTACGCTCCCTACACTCCAGCTTCTTGACGTATCCAACAACAAGTTATCCTCATTACCTTACAAGATCTGGACGGCCCCTAAGCTGAGAGAGCTCAACGCTTCCCTCAACCTCCTACACGACCTCCCTGTGCGGCCTGAGGGACAAGGTCATGACTCTG GCATGAGTTCTGATGCTGTAAGTGAGGTGAGTGATGAGGACAGCCTCTCGTCAGCCAGTGAACTACAGCTGAGTCTCATGGACGATTCCACAGATGAGTCTCCAGCACGAAGGAAGACACCAGACCACAG AGGGGTTCTCTCTCTGGGCAAGCATGGCAATGTCATCACCTGCTGCCGACGTCGAGACCTGAAACACCACAGCCTCTGGTCCAATACAGTGGAGATCCAGGAGTCTCTTGTTGGtgtcagagagacagaagaggagactATGTCCAACCTCCAGTCTCTCAACCTTTCTCACAACTCTTTTACGTCCGTTCCCAGTGGCCTGGCCTGCCTGGCTCTTTCTCTCAACCGTCTCAACCTTAGTTATAACAG ATTAAGTGAGATGGGCGCAGCCACTTGCTATCCTGTTGGGTTAAAGCAGTTGGATCTCTCTCACAACCGTATCCGAGCCTGGCCTACAGTTTCTCGTAGTGAGTCGCTGGAAAGCCTCGAGTCAACCTTGCCATCATGTTATGCCCTTGCTGAAGTATCCAGGAGTGCTAAATTTGCATGCCAAG tacAAACTAGTaaactccaccccttctccttcctcccgcctcacAATTACATAGGTCGAAAGTACAGCCAGAACCTGAACGTAAACCGCGTGAGGGGGGGCACCAGCTCCCCCTTGGGCGTCTCCCCCACCCCTGGGCTCTGTATCCACCGCCGTCACATTCGGCTTGAGTCTCTAAGGACACTCATTCTGGCCGACAACTCTCTCACACGCCTCAACCTCTACCTGGACGACAACGAGTTCTCTGTTGTTTCAGAAGTTGATGAAAACGAA GCCAGTCCCGTCCGAAGCAGTGCACCAAGGAAGTCCTGGTTGCTGTTTCCTAACCTGTCAATGTTGGATGTCAGCAACAACCTCCTCAGAGAGTTGCCAACAACACTACATGAGCTTACAAACTTGTct GTTCTCAACATATCAGGCAACACTGACATCACAGAGCTGCCCCCAGAGATGGGACTCCTCTCTAGGCTGTGGAACCTCAACACACGAGCATGCTCTCTGCAGGAGCCCTTGAAGTCCATGATTGATAGCAAGAAATACAAGACGATGGATGTGATTGGATATTTGAAG AGTATACTTGAGGATGCAAGACCATATGCCCGCATGAAGCTGATGATCGTAGGCGTGCAAGGCATTGGCAAGACATCCCTCCTAGAACAGCTCAGGCAAGAGGGTACTGGATCATACAGGAAGAAGCCAGTGgag CACTGGGCAAAGCGAATgggaaacaaaaacatcaatacccGCACCTCCAGAGGGACAAGCATGTCAACCGTTGGTGTTGATATTGGTGACTGGATATTTGAGAAGAAAGTCCGCGGTCATAGTAACTATGGCCCTGTGGTGTTCAG gACATGGGACTTTGGTGGGCAGAAAGAATACTACGCCACCCACCAGTACTTCCTTTCAAAGCGGTCCCTCTACCTGGTTGTGTGGAAGATCAGTGATGGTGAGCGAGGGGTGGCTGAGATCCTGCAGTGGCTGGTCAACATTCAG GCACGAGCTCCAAACTCTCCAGTGCTTATTGTGGGGACGCACTACGATCTAGTGAAGGAAAAGTTCCCTCCATCATGGAGTGAGGACCTCCAGCAAATGATTAGGGACAGATTCATCAATGTCATTGATGCAGATAAGCTTGGTCTCCCTCGAGTGTTGGACACCATTGAG GTGAGCTGCAAGACTCGACACAACATCAAGCTACTCTGTAACTTGATATATGATACAGTGTTCTCCCTGAAAACTCCAG GGAGCAAAGAACGCCTCCTGGAGCAGCGCATCCCAGCCTCCTATCTAGCTCTGGAGGATGTGGTTGGAGTCTTGGCCCTAGAGAGACGAGTCCAGGGCAGAGACCCAGTGTTGCCTGCAGACAAGTACCAGGCACTCGTGACTCAAGAGATGTCAGCCAGGGGTCATAGGCCTTTCAGGGACTCAGCAGAGTTGAATCAGGCCACAACATTCCTGCATGAGAATG GTGTCATGTTACATTATGAAGATGCAACACTGAAAGATCTGTACTTCCTAGATCCACAATGGCTGTGTGACATGCTAGCCCACGTCGTAACTATCAGAGAAATTAATCCTTTTGCTCGGAACG GCATAATGAAGTTAGATGACCTGAAACACGTATTCAAATCATCCACCTGCGCCCCCATGGATGCCAAGTCGTACATAGTGAACCTCCTGAACAAGTTTGAGGTTGCACTCACATGGGACAACAGGACACTGCTCATCCCGTCCCTGTTGCCATCAGAGGAGCAATTACGTAGTGGGCTCCCGGGCATGGATGTCAGGGTAAAG ATTCCAGTACGCTCAAGAGGCTGGGCTGTTCGCAGCAAAAAGTTCTCCAGCTCAACAGGCTCCACCATTGTTGGGAATTCAGCATTCTATATGACAAATGCAGATGTGAGAAAGCCAGCCAGGCCTCTCTCTTACCACGGTCTCACCACAGAAGCGATAG GGAGCCCCAAGAAGGAGTCGGAGGAAGTGGGCCTAACCCCATCAGCAGACCCCCCAGCAGTGCAAGTGACACACCGCTCAGCCCCTCATGCAGCCATCCGGAGGCTGCTGCTCATGTCCTACTTTCCATCTGGCTTTTGGTCTCGACTCATCACCCGTATTTTGGCAGACGATGCTGTCGTTGACATCATTAGGAATTACTTTGTCATGCCCAGAGAG GTGCTAAATGACCGTGATTTATCATCGGTGTTGGGAGGGCAGGCAGAGTGGGTGTGCTGGCAAACAGGCATGGAGCTCCACTATGCCCACACCACACTCTTCCGCATGAGGGAAGTTCTGCCCTTGCACATGCACTGTCAACCTTCACATGGGCCCCATACGCCCACGCATGGAGCCAGCCATACCAGTCAGCTCACGTATGACTACAAGAGCATGCGTTTCCTTGTCAGACAGGAAGGCGTGTGGTCTGATGTtgag GTAAACAACTCAGCAGTCCTAGAAATCATCCTTCCCAATGAGGCTGTGGTGATTAAACGGCCCTTGCAGGAAAATGATGCCACAAGCACGGCTGCGGACATTCTAGCCTGTGGCATTCAGTCGGTGGTCCTTGATCCAGCTCCTGAGTGTGTGGCAAAGCTCCTCTCACTTGCAGTGGACCACATTGACACTCTCTTAGAAGATTG GTACCCAACTTTAGGCACGAGGTTTGTGCATACAAGCGAGGGCAAGTTCTTGGTGACACGCCTGGTTCCATGCCCTGTGTGCCTGGAATGCCATGGGCAGCACGAGGGCCCTGGAAACCACCCTCAGGCACGGCACCTGCCTGATAACTGGGGTTCATTTGTGGAGATGAACCCTCTCTACTGCTCTATGACAGCCTCACAGATATCGCAG GACCTCAATGTCTCCCACACATCACTGGAGCGCTCTCTTCTCACTAATAGTTTAATGGGAAGTCTGGCTCCGTCGCAACAG GGTCACCCACTTGTAGGCGTCCCATCCCCACAGCCAGGTGGAAGATCATCCACATCCTCCACTGCTgcaggtgtaggaggaggaggcactgtgggagggggagtgtcACCAGGTGGAGCAGCTATCGGGGGGAACATGTCACCTCAGCTTCCTAGACGCAGCTGGGGATCTCGGGAGTCATACACGTCTGACGGAGATAGCGGTGTTGGAGCTGAATCTACTACCTCAAG ATATTTTGTCATGAACTGCAAGTGTCGTAGTcagcatttatatatttttaattg TCGCAAGCCATCAGCCGAAGGGAGACCAGACCTCGACAACAGTGGAAACAACGAAGGAGAGACATCAGGTGGCCAAGAGGTGACACCAGTCGTCTATTCCTTCATGGTGGAGGAATGCATTCTAGCTGCTTACACTGCTCGCTCCGTGCCGTGTCCTCTCCATGCGGATCTTCTCTTGGCTCAGATTGCGCCCGACACA GTTTTCCTAGACTTAGGTGACAGGTACCTTGTTCGTCCAGAGCTGATCAAACAGGGCAAACTACTAGGCCGCGGAGGCTTTGGCTTCGTCTTCCAAGGGGCATGTCGCAACAGAGCTAGTGGGGCTCCCATGGATGTGGCCCTTAAGATGCTGCAGCCTGTTGATCCTGGAACCAGTGCCAGACAGAGTGCCATTGTTGCTTATAAG GCTGCTCAGAGCAAGTGGGAACGAGACCCCCTGCAGTACGCATGCAAGGCTTATTGCTCAGCAAGACAAGAGGTgaacattctcctctctctccgccatcCTCACATTGTTCCCTTGGTGGGCGTATGTCCGCGTCCCCTGGCCCTTGTCCTAGAGTTGGCACCCCAAGGAGCTCTTGACCAGTGTCTTAAGCATTACCAGAGATCGGGAGCCAGACTTTCCCTCCATACATTGCAAGCTGTTGTGTTACAG GTTGCCAAAGCCCTGGAGTACCTGCACGGCCAACACATCATCTATCGAGATCTAAAGAGTGAAAATGTTCTCGTGTGGGaacttcctccacctttccatcACCAGCCTCAGCCCAAAGTAGATGTCCGACTTGCTGACTATG GTATTAGTAGATCGAGTCTGCCTACTGGAACGAAGGGCTTTGGGGGCACAGAAGGATTCATGGCACCAGAGATGATGAGACACAACGGAGAAGAAGAATACACAGAAAAA GTTGATTGCTTCTCTTTCGGCATGTTCATGTACGAGCTTTTGACAACACACCAACCATATGAACATTGTGACAATGTGAAGGAGCACGTGTTGGAGGGAGGGCGGCCAGCTCTCACGCACAGG GAGACAGAATACCCCGTGTATGTGCTTGACCTGATGGTGATGTGCTGGTCACAGCAGCCGAGGCTACGACCCTCTGCATCCCAGATCGTGTCCATCGCCTCGGCACCAGAGTTTACCCACCTCCTGGACGTGGCCTCGCTTGATCACTCCCTTAATATCATGGATGCAATAAGGGTGCCACCTGTGTTGGTGAAGGATGAAG ATGGAGAATTAGTTGTGCGTGATCAAGGCAGCATCTGGGTGAGCCGTACTTCACCGCAACTGGACATGGTGGGTGCAGGTGAATGGGGTTGGGGTGCTTACACCAGCATAGAGGGGCTTCCCGACACCATAACTGCAATGTGCTGTGTTGGGGAATACGTTTGGCTAGGAGACAGTGCTGGAAATATCCATGGCTATAG CACCCGTGACTATGGGAGAGTCTTTAGCTATTGCCTCGAGCCCGATGCACCCCAGTCATCTCCTGTTCGCTCACTCTGCAGCTTGCATGCACTAGGAAGAGTTGCAGTTGCTCTTTGCAATGGACGTCTTTTCCTGTGCAGTTCAGACGTTACACCAACATCCCCTGTGCTTGGTGAAGGAAGCTTTGTTATGACTGAGTTAGCTGGATCCACACAGGAGATTCACTGTTTGGCAGTGGCCCAGACTCCTACTACATG GTCTTTATGGTGTGGAGGCAGCGAGGGGACAATGAGCATCTTTTCCCTGCGTGATGATGGCTTGGTGGTGAGCCAGGACTCTGTCTCACACTTCaccacctccacaccccctccctcaggAGATGCCTGTGATGTCCTGATCCTCCATGCACCACAGACGATCTCAGCTGTTTCTAGACACTTAAGGAATTCTATATGGTCTTATGTTTATCCAG GCTGTGTTGTATATCACTGGGATGTAAAGGAGAAGAAATTAGTTAACAGATTGGACTGTTCTAAGTTAGTTCCTTGTTCTGAAAGTCTGCAGTCCATCAGCATTGAAGAGCACCTTTCCCCTTCACAATGTCAG GTCTCAGCTGTAGCAGTGTGTGGAGGTGAGGTGTATGTGGGGACGACCTGGGGCTGTGTTGTGGTGGCTGAGGCAGAGTCCATGCGGCCCATCACAGTCTTCCGGCCCTACGAGGATGAGGTGCGAGCCATTGTCCCACTGCCACCAACATCGGTCATTGTTGAGCCAGAGTTGGGATCTGGAGATGTATCAGATAGCAGTGAAGGGGACATTGAGAGGCTGATGAACCCGGTACCACTGCTGGCTACTATTGGGAAGGGCTACCGCAATCTGCTGGGCCGGTACGCACCCATTCCCAGATCAGCACAACCCGAGCCGGGTGCCCAGAGAGCCATGTACTGCTTGCTATGGCGAGCACACCACTGGCTCAACACATGA